Proteins encoded in a region of the Zunongwangia endophytica genome:
- a CDS encoding Lrp/AsnC family transcriptional regulator, translating to MNVDKLNWAILDLLQQNARYSFSEIGRKVGLSSPAVAERVKKMEDAGVIKGYKTEVSYQKTGHHLKAIITLRAFMGRLKPFLEKVTEFKEVINCYRITGNENIIMEVIFLDQGHLEVFIDKLITYGETKTHIILSNVIEHAPVRNRNIT from the coding sequence ATGAATGTAGATAAATTGAATTGGGCTATTCTGGATTTACTTCAGCAAAATGCTAGATATTCTTTTTCTGAAATCGGTAGGAAAGTAGGTTTAAGCTCGCCCGCAGTAGCCGAAAGGGTAAAGAAAATGGAAGATGCCGGGGTGATCAAAGGTTATAAAACCGAAGTTTCTTACCAAAAAACAGGACATCATTTAAAAGCGATTATTACGTTGCGTGCTTTTATGGGTAGACTAAAACCTTTTTTAGAAAAAGTAACCGAGTTTAAAGAAGTAATTAATTGCTACCGAATTACAGGTAATGAGAACATTATAATGGAAGTAATATTCCTGGATCAGGGACATTTAGAAGTTTTTATCGATAAATTAATTACCTACGGCGAAACAAAAACACACATTATTTTATCGAATGTGATTGAGCATGCACCGGTAAGAAACCGCAATATTACTTAA
- a CDS encoding DUF1328 domain-containing protein, protein MKKYTVLFLVLAVTSGLVGFTGLRFTGIEVIRVVCLITADIFVISLLSEMFFPNKKLKLQRIKKR, encoded by the coding sequence ATGAAAAAGTATACAGTGTTGTTTTTAGTTCTTGCCGTAACTTCAGGGTTAGTAGGTTTTACAGGACTACGATTTACGGGGATTGAGGTTATACGTGTTGTTTGTTTAATTACTGCCGACATTTTCGTAATTTCTTTGCTGTCAGAAATGTTTTTCCCAAATAAGAAATTAAAACTGCAACGAATTAAAAAGAGATAA
- a CDS encoding MarC family protein, whose product MENVWLFAIAVFTGFFAINSPIGNIPVFISLTKQADRKTRKKISKKATITAFIIVSGFVILGKYIFSLFGLTIPAFKITGGLLIFFVGFEMIRAQESSIDNQSEVNFNEGISTSPLAIPILAGPGSIVTAMNYTTNAGYLELLVILVMFGLIMWLNHLAFLSSDYLVRYIGQNKIVVVEKIMGLIIAIIGTNMLIEGIKLAFFE is encoded by the coding sequence ATAGAGAATGTTTGGTTATTTGCAATTGCGGTGTTTACCGGTTTCTTTGCAATTAATAGCCCAATTGGTAACATACCTGTTTTCATTAGTTTAACGAAGCAGGCCGACCGTAAAACGCGAAAAAAGATTTCAAAAAAAGCCACAATTACGGCTTTTATCATTGTTTCTGGCTTTGTGATTTTAGGAAAATATATTTTTAGTCTTTTTGGCTTAACAATTCCGGCGTTTAAAATTACCGGAGGGCTACTTATTTTCTTTGTAGGTTTCGAGATGATTCGTGCGCAAGAATCTAGTATTGATAACCAGAGCGAAGTAAACTTTAACGAAGGTATTTCTACCTCGCCGTTAGCTATCCCGATTTTGGCAGGACCAGGGTCTATTGTAACCGCAATGAACTACACTACAAACGCTGGTTATTTAGAATTATTAGTGATTTTGGTAATGTTCGGTTTAATTATGTGGTTAAATCATCTTGCATTTTTATCCAGTGATTACTTAGTGCGTTATATTGGACAAAACAAAATTGTAGTGGTTGAAAAGATTATGGGATTAATCATCGCAATTATTGGTACCAATATGCTTATTGAAGGTATAAAATTGGCTTTCTTTGAATAA
- a CDS encoding class I SAM-dependent methyltransferase — MQQGHSHNYFGSYRDFWWNKGFLDLTAQRLELSKYSNMLDVGCGQGHWTKTLAPYLAPEAKITAIDNDENWFKSNMELEHYFSISQVDFSLKKGDAEDIPFDDETFDLVTCQTVLIHLKNPKKALSEMTRVLKPNGLLLCVEPNNIVQTLTKNSISQNDSIDETLDHIKYRLIIEKGKKKLGEGDNSLGDLLPGWFAMETMKDIQVRLSDKAIAMYPPYDNKEQIATLKQWMQGSAWKSETRKDIDYFNAAGEEYMPFYFEYQEKYDTRSDHIMGAVQREKYHAAGGSLMYLVSGIK, encoded by the coding sequence TTGCAACAAGGACACTCTCATAATTATTTTGGATCATATCGCGATTTTTGGTGGAACAAAGGATTTCTTGATCTCACTGCACAGCGTTTAGAATTGAGTAAATATTCTAATATGCTAGATGTTGGTTGTGGCCAGGGTCATTGGACTAAAACGTTGGCACCCTATTTAGCTCCGGAAGCTAAAATTACCGCTATCGATAATGATGAGAACTGGTTTAAAAGTAATATGGAATTAGAGCATTACTTCAGTATATCTCAAGTCGATTTCAGTTTGAAGAAAGGAGATGCCGAGGATATTCCTTTTGATGACGAAACTTTTGATCTGGTAACCTGCCAAACCGTTTTGATTCATCTTAAAAATCCGAAAAAGGCTTTGAGCGAAATGACTCGTGTACTAAAGCCGAATGGATTATTACTTTGCGTAGAGCCAAACAATATCGTACAAACGCTTACCAAAAATTCTATTTCTCAAAACGATAGTATCGATGAAACTTTAGATCACATCAAATACCGACTGATTATCGAAAAAGGAAAGAAAAAATTGGGAGAAGGAGATAACTCTTTGGGAGATTTGTTACCCGGTTGGTTTGCTATGGAAACGATGAAGGATATTCAGGTACGTTTATCAGACAAAGCGATTGCTATGTATCCGCCTTATGATAATAAAGAGCAGATCGCTACGCTTAAGCAATGGATGCAGGGAAGCGCCTGGAAATCTGAAACTCGAAAGGACATCGATTATTTTAATGCCGCGGGAGAAGAATATATGCCATTTTATTTTGAATATCAGGAAAAGTACGACACACGATCAGACCATATTATGGGTGCGGTACAACGGGAAAAATACCATGCCGCCGGTGGCTCATTGATGTATCTTGTAAGCGGAATTAAGTAA